One genomic window of Spirochaetae bacterium HGW-Spirochaetae-1 includes the following:
- the hypB gene encoding hydrogenase accessory protein HypB — MDAYKILEIKQSVFEDNDRQADLLRNELRENKTFLLNLMSSPGSGKTTTVIRTIEALKDEMSIGILEADIDSDVDAHTVAQTGTKVIQLHTGGMCHLDADMTRQGLSGLGTEGLDLVILENVGNLVCPAEFDTGASKNAMILSVPEGDDKPLKYPLMFSIVDVLLINKIDTIDYFDFDPDAVKERAKKLNPDIRVIPISAKTGKGIDEWADWIRTEVKNWKEK, encoded by the coding sequence ATGGATGCATATAAAATACTGGAAATCAAACAAAGTGTTTTTGAAGACAATGACCGGCAAGCTGATTTGCTCAGGAATGAATTGAGAGAAAACAAGACCTTTTTACTGAATTTAATGTCGTCTCCAGGTTCCGGAAAAACAACCACTGTTATACGAACAATTGAGGCGCTCAAAGATGAAATGAGCATTGGAATTCTTGAAGCCGATATCGATTCCGATGTCGATGCCCATACTGTCGCGCAGACGGGCACAAAAGTAATCCAGCTCCATACCGGCGGCATGTGTCATCTCGATGCCGATATGACCAGGCAGGGTCTCTCGGGGCTCGGAACAGAAGGCCTTGATCTTGTCATCCTGGAAAATGTCGGTAACCTGGTATGCCCGGCGGAATTCGATACCGGCGCATCGAAAAACGCGATGATCCTGAGCGTTCCCGAGGGTGATGACAAACCGCTGAAATATCCTCTCATGTTTTCCATTGTTGATGTCTTATTGATCAACAAGATAGATACAATAGATTATTTTGATTTTGATCCGGATGCGGTCAAAGAGCGCGCAAAAAAATTAAACCCCGACATCAGGGTTATCCCCATCTCGGCCAAAACGGGAAAAGGAATTGATGAATGGGCCGACTGGATTCGCACCGAAGTCAAAAACTGGAAAGAAAAATAA
- a CDS encoding adenylosuccinate lyase: MIDRYSRPEISKIWDLENKFRIWLDIEIAVCEVYAGRGMIPKEDLAIIKEKADFDVNRILEIENEVHHDVIAFLTAVNEKVGPAGRHIHYGLTSSDIGDTALSIQMRQSGEILVKDVDLLMEALKARALEFKDTPCMGRSHGVHAEPMTFGVKMALYHEEFRRNRQRLVTAIENISFGKLSGAVGTFSNVSPEIEEEVCTKLGLKPDPVSTQVIQRDRHAEFMAALAITAGSLDQLATEIRHLQRTEVREIEEPFQKGQKGSSAMPHKRNPILSERVTGLSRVIKANMNVALDNITLWHERDISHSSAERVIMPDSTIALDYLMHRMIFIINNLHVYPENMMDNINRTGGLFYSQSLLLKLIEKGLSREDSYKLVQDMAMRVWKREGTLRELTEREPAVAGKISKEELDVIFNLQRYLKNIDAIYKKAGLL, translated from the coding sequence ATGATAGATCGATATTCACGACCGGAAATTTCCAAAATATGGGACCTGGAAAACAAGTTCCGCATATGGCTCGACATTGAAATCGCCGTATGCGAAGTCTATGCCGGCAGGGGCATGATCCCGAAAGAAGACCTGGCAATAATCAAGGAAAAGGCCGACTTCGACGTAAACCGCATCCTGGAAATAGAAAATGAGGTGCATCATGATGTCATCGCCTTTCTCACGGCCGTGAACGAAAAAGTAGGTCCTGCGGGGCGCCATATTCATTACGGCCTCACTTCCAGCGATATCGGCGATACGGCCCTGTCCATCCAGATGCGCCAGTCCGGGGAAATTCTCGTCAAGGACGTCGACCTTCTCATGGAGGCCCTGAAGGCCCGGGCCCTGGAATTCAAGGATACGCCCTGCATGGGCCGCTCCCATGGCGTGCACGCCGAACCAATGACCTTTGGCGTCAAGATGGCCCTGTACCACGAGGAATTCAGAAGAAACCGGCAGCGACTTGTAACGGCCATTGAAAACATATCCTTCGGCAAGCTATCCGGCGCCGTGGGCACCTTCAGCAACGTATCACCGGAAATAGAAGAAGAGGTTTGCACGAAGCTGGGTCTGAAGCCCGATCCCGTTTCAACGCAGGTCATACAGCGGGACCGTCACGCCGAATTCATGGCCGCCCTGGCCATCACGGCCGGAAGCCTGGATCAGCTGGCAACGGAGATCCGCCATCTCCAAAGAACCGAGGTTCGCGAAATCGAAGAGCCCTTCCAGAAAGGTCAGAAGGGATCATCAGCAATGCCCCACAAACGGAATCCCATCCTCTCGGAGCGCGTTACAGGACTTTCACGTGTCATAAAGGCCAACATGAATGTGGCCCTGGATAACATTACCCTGTGGCATGAGCGTGACATATCCCACTCCTCGGCAGAACGTGTTATCATGCCCGATTCCACGATCGCCCTGGATTATCTCATGCACCGCATGATCTTTATCATCAACAATCTCCACGTGTACCCGGAAAACATGATGGATAACATCAACCGTACCGGTGGTCTCTTTTATTCACAATCCCTGCTCCTGAAGCTCATTGAGAAAGGACTCTCTCGTGAGGATTCCTATAAGCTCGTTCAGGACATGGCCATGCGCGTGTGGAAGCGCGAAGGAACCCTGCGGGAACTCACGGAACGTGAACCCGCTGTGGCGGGGAAAATATCAAAAGAAGAACTCGATGTTATTTTTAACCTGCAGCGGTACCTGAAAAACATTGACGCCATCTATAAGAAGGCCGGATTGCTATAG
- a CDS encoding iron ABC transporter substrate-binding protein, with translation MKVNTLCVRAALFRENEYLTNTQVHVIRLQIKRMKMIRDGYADMRFRNLIMLFLAGGMILHPVFGGHDKGTLRAMENTRTIIDCANRKVQVPRRVKRIACLYAFSGHVVTMLGRGTDIVAVVGGLKRDVMLTYLCPSIADAVVPRYNGALNVEELLKSRPDVVFLKEDMAGKESETSGLDRFHIPWVVISFNSMAEQQKAVAIIGEVIGETRAAADYNSYYRETIDRVGTIVKSIPGDRKLSLYHSTLEPLKTDGPRSLAAEWTRTAGVINVSAGAELITSGEDYYATIEQVLLWNPRVILVNEEGIDDYMKNNSLWSHMDAVKQGRIYKMPTGISRWGHPGSVETPLALLWTVKTLYPEYAVSINLRTETKRFYNTFFNYELSDTMTDSILSGKGMRTAKSKRNKKK, from the coding sequence ATGAAAGTCAATACTTTATGTGTAAGGGCGGCTCTTTTTCGTGAAAATGAATACTTGACAAATACACAAGTACATGTCATTAGACTTCAGATAAAAAGAATGAAAATGATTCGGGATGGATATGCGGATATGAGATTCAGGAATTTAATTATGCTGTTTCTTGCGGGGGGGATGATATTGCATCCCGTTTTCGGCGGACATGACAAAGGGACTCTGCGGGCCATGGAAAATACCAGGACGATTATCGATTGTGCCAACCGAAAAGTCCAGGTTCCCCGCCGGGTGAAACGCATAGCCTGCCTCTATGCCTTCAGCGGCCACGTCGTGACCATGCTGGGCAGGGGAACCGATATCGTTGCCGTTGTAGGCGGGCTCAAGCGTGACGTTATGCTGACATATCTCTGTCCATCCATTGCCGACGCCGTTGTTCCGCGATACAATGGAGCACTGAACGTGGAGGAACTGTTGAAGTCCCGCCCCGACGTGGTTTTTCTAAAGGAGGATATGGCCGGAAAAGAATCGGAGACGTCAGGTCTTGACCGGTTCCACATACCCTGGGTGGTCATATCCTTCAACTCAATGGCGGAGCAGCAGAAAGCCGTTGCCATAATCGGAGAGGTCATCGGAGAGACGCGTGCCGCTGCAGATTATAATTCCTACTACAGGGAAACGATCGACCGCGTCGGTACTATCGTGAAAAGCATACCAGGGGACCGGAAACTCTCTCTTTACCACTCGACCCTGGAACCGCTGAAAACCGACGGACCGCGTTCCCTGGCCGCTGAATGGACAAGAACAGCAGGAGTTATCAATGTATCTGCGGGAGCTGAACTGATAACGTCCGGTGAGGATTACTATGCAACCATTGAGCAGGTTCTCCTGTGGAATCCCCGGGTAATTCTGGTCAATGAAGAAGGCATTGATGACTATATGAAGAATAACTCCCTCTGGTCCCATATGGATGCGGTAAAGCAGGGGCGGATATATAAAATGCCCACGGGCATATCGCGGTGGGGGCATCCCGGGTCGGTGGAAACGCCACTGGCCCTTCTCTGGACGGTAAAAACACTGTATCCTGAATATGCCGTAAGTATCAATCTCAGGACCGAGACGAAAAGATTTTATAATACCTTTTTCAATTATGAACTCTCCGACACAATGACCGACAGCATCCTCAGCGGAAAAGGGATGAGAACGGCAAAAAGTAAAAGGAATAAGAAGAAATGA